A region of Microtus ochrogaster isolate Prairie Vole_2 linkage group LG1, MicOch1.0, whole genome shotgun sequence DNA encodes the following proteins:
- the Rnf126 gene encoding E3 ubiquitin-protein ligase RNF126, with the protein MAEASPQPGRYFCHCCSVEIVPRLPDYICPRCESGFIEELPEETRNTENGSAPSTASTDQNRQPFESVDQHLFTLPQGYSQFAFGIFDDSFEIPTFPPGAQADDGRDPESRREREHQSRHRYGARQPRARLTARRATGRHEGVPTLEGIIQQLVNGIISPAAVPSLGLGPWGVLHSNPMDYAWGANGLDTIITQLLNQFENTGPPPADKEKIQALPTVPVTEEHVGSGLECPVCKDDYALGEVVRQLPCNHLFHDSCIVPWLEQHDSCPVCRKSLTGQNTATNPPGLTGVGFSSSSSSSSSSSPSNENATSNS; encoded by the exons ATGGCCGAGGCATCGCCGCAGCCCGGACGGTACTTCTGCCACTGCTGTTCGGTGGAGATCGTGCCTCGCCTGCCG GATTACATCTGCCCAAGGTGCGAGTCTGGCTTCATTGAGGAGCTTCCAGAAGAGACCAG GAACACAGAAAATGGCTCTGCCCCCTCCACAGCCTCCACCGACCAGAACCGGCAGCCATTTGAG AGTGTGGACCAGCACCTGTTCACGCTGCCGCAGGGGTACAGCCAGTTTGCTTTCGGCATCTTCGATGATAGCTTTGAGATTCCCACGTTTCCTCCTGGGGCACAGGCCGATGATGGCAGGGACCCCGAGAGCCGACGGGAGAGAGAGCACCAGTCTCGACATCGGTACGGAGCCCGGCAGCCCCGGGCTCGCCTTACTGCCCGGCGGGCCACTGGCCGGCATGAAGGTGTCCCCACGCTGGAAGG GATCATCCAGCAACTTGTGAATGGTATCATCTCCCCGGCCGCTGTACCCAGCCTGGGCCTTGGTCCCTG GGGCGTCCTGCACTCGAACCCAATGGACTACGCCTGGGGGGCCAACGGCCTGGACACCATCATCACACAG CTCCTCAATCAATTTGAGAACACGGGCCCCCCACCCGCAGACAAGGAGAAGATTCAGGCCCTCCCCACAGTCCCCGTCACAGAGGAACACGTGG GCTCAGGGCTGGAGTGCCCCGTGTGCAAAGACGATTACGCACTGGGCGAGGTCGTGCGGCAGCTGCCCTGCAACCACCTGTTCCATGACAGCTGCATTGTGCCCTGGCTAGAGCAG CACGACAGCTGCCCAGTCTGCCGCAAGAGCCTCACTGGACAGAACACAGCCACCAATCCCCCAGGCCTGACTGGGGTGGGCTTCTCGTCATCCTCGTCCTCATCCTCGTCCAGCTCGCCCAGCAACGAGAACGCCACAAGCAACTCCTGA